A region of Solanum dulcamara chromosome 7, daSolDulc1.2, whole genome shotgun sequence DNA encodes the following proteins:
- the LOC129896868 gene encoding protein DETOXIFICATION 14-like, with the protein MEEALLLPEKREILSTTIWDSFLEALKKVSYIAMPMVVVTLSQHLVRVLSMMMIGHLGELSLSGASIATSLTNVTGYSLILGMASGLETLCGQAYGAKQYKKLGIYTTGAIISLLLVCIPISILWLYVDKLLIFMHQDPLISIEAGKYSIWLLVSLFPFAILQAITRYLQTQSLILPMVLSSVATLCFHVPICWLFVFKFDFGSGGAAFAIGLSYWFNLLLLGLYVRYSKSCENTRIYFSKEEVFASIREFFPLAIPSACMICLEWWTFEIVILLAGVLPNPQLETSVLSICLSIASTHYFLPFSLGAGASTRVSNELGAGNDEAAKMAVRAALTISMADAVISSTIFFLCHHVVGYAFSNEKEVVDYISNMTPFLCILIVSDCIQAVLSGVARGSGWQHLGAYVNLGSFYLAGIPVAIIFGFLFHLHGKGLWIGLNVGNLLQSLLLSLITSFTNWKKQASIARERFFY; encoded by the exons ATGGAAGAAGCTCTTCTGCTGCCAGAAAAGAGGGAAATTTTGAGTACAACAATATGGGATTCCTTCTTGGAAGCATTGAAGAAGGTGAGTTACATAGCCATGCCAATGGTAGTGGTCACTCTTTCACAACATTTAGTGAGAGTTTTGTCAATGATGATGATTGGCCATTTGGGTGAGCTTTCACTCTCTGGGGCTTCTATTGCTACCTCTCTCACCAATGTTACTGGCTATAGTCTCATT TTAGGAATGGCTAGTGGCTTAGAAACACTATGTGGGCAAGCATATGGAGCTAAACAATACAAGAAATTAGGCATCTACACTACTGGAGCTATCATATCTCTTCTTTTAGTTTGCATACCAATATCTATACTATGGTTATATGTGGATAAACTTCTTATTTTCATGCATCAAGATCCTTTGATTTCCATAGAAGCAGGAAAATATTCAATCTGGCTATTAGTTTCCCTCTTCCCTTTCGCGATTTTGCAAGCGATCACACGTTACTTACAGACTCAGAGTTTGATTCTCCCTATGGTTCTTAGCTCTGTTGCAACACTCTGTTTTCATGTGCCAATTTGTTGGTTATTTGTGTTCAAGTTTGATTTTGGAAGTGGTGGAGCTGCATTTGCAATTGGTTTGTCATATTGGTTCAATTTGTTACTTCTTGGATTGTATGTGAGGTACTCTAAATCATGTGAAAATACTAGAATCTATTTCTCAAAAGAAGAAGTTTTTGCTAGCATAAGAGAATTCTTCCCTTTGGCTATTCCTTCTGCCTGCATGATTTG TCTTGAATGGTGGACATTTGAGATAGTGATACTGCTAGCTGGTGTCTTGCCAAATCCTCAACTTGAGACTTCTGTGCTTTCCATATG cCTGTCTATTGCTTCCACTCATTACTTCTTACCATTTTCCCTTGGTGCTGGAGCAAG CACTAGAGTGTCTAATGAACTTGGAGCAGGGAATGATGAAGCAGCTAAAATGGCAGTTAGGGCAGCACTTACAATTTCAATGGCAGATGCAGTCATTTCTAGCACTATATTTTTCCTTTGCCATCATGTCGTTGGATATGCATTCAGTAATGAGAAAGAAGTTGTGGATTATATCAGTAATATGACTCCTTTTCTTTGCATCTTGATAGTATCTGACTGCATCCAAGCTGTGCTTTCTG GAGTTGCAAGAGGAAGTGGATGGCAACATTTGGGAGCATATGTAAATCTTGGGTCATTTTATTTGGCTGGAATTCCAGTAGCCATAATATTTGGCTTCCTATTTCATTTACATGGGAAGGGCCTTTGGATTGGGCTCAATGTGGGAAATTTACTCCAATCTCTTTTGCTTTCCCTCATAACAAGTTTCACAAATTGGAAAAAACAG GCATCAATAGCTAGGGAAAGATTCTTTTATTGA